ctatctcatgtaccaaaaaaaaaaaaaaaaacccgttATTCTCATCACCCATTTGTATTCAAATGTCTTATTACTATTTGTATTCGTTAtctatttgaatttaaatactTTAAtcatctttataaaaaaaaaatgcaaaattactacttccaaaaaatgttaaaagagtAATATTATCTCGCgtacaaaaagaaaacaaaaacaaacaaaacgtTATTCTCACCACTCATTTGTATTCAAATGTCCGATTCCTATCTctatttattatctatttgtattcaaatacttcaattatctttacccaaaaaaaaaaaaaatatatatatatatatatacatacacacactacaaaattacttcaaaaaaaaaaaaaaaaaaaactcactacCTCATGTAAAAACTACTCATTCTTATCTCAAAATTtcctcttttttaaaaaaaaaaaaaaaaattctttaaaatattccaaaatttttgttatccaAATTCTATACAGTTATCACAAATCACCATCCATCCACACTAACGTAtatcatcttttttttgtttaaatctcaattttttttacttatcataATTCTTATCCcaatcaataaattcaaatgtccTATTGAGTTTCAACTTCTTACAGTtatctatctcatttttaaacattattcacATTACTTTACctctttatttaaaattaaaaaaaaaaaaatacacggATGCATAAAGCGCATGTGATTAGTCTAGTTTTATATTAATTGAATGTGATTCAAAATATCTAGTTGTTACTACTTTACATGCTTAGAGATCgaaaatcctaaaaataaaaataaaaatgtataaaccCACCATCAAAAAATGACACAGCTTACAGCACATAGTAGATGCTTTACTTTTGAATCATATTCAAATTTCTTGAAtggtaaaactttttttgtttagtttaacccttttttttctaaataattacaataatacGAGATGGATGATTCAAAATCTCATAACTgtcacattcaaaaaaaaagaaaaaaacttaaatgaaCTAAAAAGTTCTTAGTCTTTTtaaatgttatgtttatttatttattattttttttagaccaCATAGACGAGGACTATGAACAAACATAATTTACGAAGGGTtactcattttattaaaaattaaaattttaaaaattccatTACCTGGCTCTCTCGACTCTCGAGTAGTAAAACTTCCACAGTGATCGATGACCATCAAAAGTTTACCTGCTGCACCTGCGAAATTTCATGGCATGAAATGTCTAATTCCTATTTGTATTTGTcatttatttgaattcaaatacttcaataatttttataaaaaatatatatataaaattacttcttctcaaaaaatgttaaaagagtaatattatctcccatacaaaaaaaaaaaaacagttattCTCACCACTCATTTGTATTCAATTGTCTAATTCTTATCTctatttgttatctatttgtattcaaatacttcaattatctttacaaaaaagattatatactacaaaatttctttttcaaaaaaaaaaaaaaaaaaccactacaCGTAAAAAATACTCATTCTTATCCCGaaatttctatgtttttttttttttaattctttaaaacatttcaaaatttttgttatccaAATTCTATATAGTTATCACAAATCTTCATCTATCCACACTAATGTAtatcatctttcttttgtttaaatctcaattttttttttacttatcataATTCTTATCCcaatcaataaattaaaatgtcTCATTGGGTTTCAACTTCTTATGATTctctatcttatttttaaatattatttcacaTCACCTTGcctctttcttaaaaaaaaaaaaatacagttatttatatatcacttttaaacattataacattaaaccaaaaaaataaatactccAATAAAAAAGAGTATCATTGCACTCACAAAGTGAACGTGATGAGTCTAGTTTTATATTAATTGAATGTGATTCAAAATATCTAGTTGTTACTACTTTACATGCTTAGAGATCgaaaatcctaaaaataaaaaataaaaatgtataaaccCACCATCAAAAAATGACACACGTATAGCACATAGTAGATACTTTACTTTTGAATCATGCATATTCAAATTTCCTGAATGGTAAAccttttttgtttagttttaataattacaataatatGAGATGGATGATTCAAAATCTCATAATtgtcacattaaaaaaaaaactctgtaAATCTTAATTGAACTAAAAAGTTCTTAGTCTTTTtaaatgttatgtttatttattattattatttttagaccACATAGACAAGGACTATGCAGAAACATAATTTAAGAAGGGTTGctcattttataaataataataaaaaaaatcccatatCTGGCTCTTTCAACTCTAGAGTAGTAAAACTTCCACGGTGATCGATGACCATCAAAAGTTTACCTGCTGCACCTGCGAAATTTCATGGCATGAATTGTACTTGTGGTTGTTGTACCCAAGTTATCCACTATCACCCTCACAAAATCataagttaaaataataataataataataataataaaaagaacaaagaaaattaattaatctaaacattaataattcttttctttttttgtaaaaaaaaaaaaaaatacattaataatTCATCATTTCATGTGCCTATACTCTTcagaaaaaagaatagagaaaataaTTGATAAAAACATGAATAATTCATCATTCATGTGGCAGGACTCTTCATGTATTGTGTCATTGTATAATGATTCGGTGCTGCAGATGATATTCATCAAACTATTTCATGTGGCTGTACTCTTCAGCTCATTCCGAGGAACATGGTTGACGGAATGTATCGTGTCCTTGGATGTTGATTCGGTGCTGCAGATAATATTCATCAAACTTCGTTTATGCTATGAAcaaaatatccaaaataaattcaTTCAAATGCACAAGATCatagaaaatattatataactAAAAGGTAAAGGTTTTGCTACGCAGCAATTGCTTGGGTTATGTGGTAGTAAAAAAAAGCAACATATGTCCAAGAATGTAGCAATTGCTGCTTACAAGTACGCAGCAAAACATTTTCCTAGTAAAGATAAATGTATTCAAATGCACATGCACATGTATTATatctaatttaaataaaagaaaaagtacattAGATacttgtcactttttttttttgttatcacaTACTCCTATATACAGCAATTATACAATTGTTGTATACGAGTATGCAGCAAAACCTTTCTcttaaataaattgataaatataaatataaaataagtaaaCTCATATCCAACCACAAATTCTATACATAATTACAATATAAAAGATTCTATATATAATCACAATTTGAAATACATACCTTGAATCACAAGCTTCTTTGGATTTATCAACCATGTAAACCTTTTTCATTGATAGGAATGTTCAAATGCTGTTGATAAGTCGAAACAGTGTTACTGGTTGTAGTTATGTCTGATTGTAATTGTGAAGGAGGTAAATAATCAGGCTTTTGTTGGTATTGGCACTGACCCTGGGCCTTGAGATTAGCTATATATTGTGAAGTACTTAAATAGTCTGCTGCAGCCTTTTGCTGGTGTTGGCACTGGCTCTTGAGATAAGTTATATCTAATGGCAATTGCGAAGGAGGTGAATAGTGCTTGTAAATCCTTACAAGATCTGGAAGCAGACTTTGGAGCTCTCCTGTGGCTTCTTGTAACTGTAACTGAAGTTGCTGCACAATACCATAACAACCCGTATTTGGAAATTTTGCCCACATCTCGGACTCATATTTGACGGATCTCATTGCCTTTTCACGGTCTGCAGGGTGTACTTGTTTTAGTATCTTCATTATGTTGGATACACCAAACAAACGGTGTGCATATTGAAATGACTTGAACTCCTCAGCAGGAAAAAATGGTGCCAATGGGCAATCTTTTTCACACTTTCTCCGTTGATATTTGCATGCGGCACAAGCACTCTTCGTAGTCAAAGTCATTTGAGATATAAAAACAAACACTAGAAGTGACGAGAATACCATTAATATCATCAAGATCTTGTTGGAAGATGCCATCATTGACAATTGATAATAAACCGATGTAGTTTCTATGTGATTGTTAACCAAGAACGTAGTTTCCATGTAATTGTTAACCATGAGCTGGGAACAGAAAGACCGGAAAAGATTCGCAAATTTCAGATTCAGAAAATAGGATCttgttttgaactttgaaccTTAAAGTATTTGATAGATATTAAATGTTTTATACCCACACGGTATTAATTCAGTTAATCTAAAATGACAGATGAAAAGCCTTAATAGTATTTCATTTTCCATTTTCAAAACGAGCGCAGGAAATGACATGtcatttttaaacacaaaacacttattattattgcttATGTGTAACCATTTGCATTTAGGCGTAAATACACTTTTGATCCTTACATTTTAGGTCATTTCTCGATTTGGTCCTTAAACTAATCTTGCTTCTATGTCAATCCctgatttttcaaaatcatttttaaaatcgTCCCTACCGTCAACCCAGTTACGGAAGAAGTTGATGTGGCAAACGGAGTGCATAGGTTGCATGTTAATCGTTGAcgtggaaaataaaataatattaaaaaattttattttgcttttaaaaatgacaagtcaacattttaattataaaaaattaaaataattaaaaaaaattaaactgaaaaaattcaaaatcaaaaaaaaaaaaaaaaaccttttttttcaattttaaatattgagaaaacaatttatagtttcaatttttcttgaacTTTCTTAAGAAACAAACATTAAGTTAACACTCCTTCTCATTCTAGGTTGgcgtgtttgtgtttgtgtttgtatctatttcattttcttctttcttttaagataaaccaaaaaaaaaaaaagaataatcaaaataaaaataacttaataaataaatattattggtGAGTGTTTGTGtctgtatcttttttttttttttttttccagatcctctctttctctgtctcttgGTGCGTATATgtgtttgtatctttctttgttCAAGCTTtcaatccctctctctctctaaacctgACTCTCTAATCTTTGGATTTTTCTAGTTTTCCATGGGGTGGTCGGTAATGGAGGTGGAGATTGGTAATCCATGGGTCTTGGATTATGGGTTTGgttggagatggagatggagatggctaggtttggttggagagggctgggtttttctgggtttggtcAGGGTGGAGATTGATGGTCGTTTTTGTACTGTTTAGTTGACCGTGACTCGGACTGGGCTTCAACTAGGTGGATTCAGTGCTGTTGATGGTGGATTTAGGTTTGTTGACAACAgatttggtgttgttgatgGCGGATTTGGTGTTGTTGATCAGTGGGGTGTTGTTTGATGAAGTTCTGGGTTGGAGGTTTCTGAGTTGGaggtttgatgatttttctggGTTGGTTTTCTCATGTTGCACTACAACAAAAGTGGACTATGGTGATGAAACCTTTCGTCACAATATATCCTTATTTCGTCACCGAATACATATGGTGACGAAATGGTGACGAAACAGCATTCGTCACCTAAGCTCCGTCACAGAATGTATTGGTGACGAAAATGTTTCGtcaccaataaaaaatgataggtgACGAAAGACTTTCGTCACCtaatattttcgtcactaaaccttatttttagtgacggaatatttcgtcaccaaatgtatttttttttccaatttcaatAGATTAGGTGACGAAGTTTTGCGTCACcgattgtttttttatttatttttaatttcaatagaTCAAGTGACGAATTATTTCgtcaccaattttatttttttattaatattttttacatttatttgcCATTACATTAACCTGTTCATTTCTAaccaaatccataaaaaaaaacatccattcatttctaaccaaatccataaaaaaaacatccatacaatctaaaaatgcaataaagatgttcacaaagtaattacaaccatttatatacaaatgatgtcttagcttccaaactttacaaaaaattatttgagttCAAGTAGTCCCACAAAAGCTATCTTTTTGCCACCAATCTTATATCTGCACAAGTATAAAGGAAAATACATTAATAACAAACTAGACTGCAAACCTATATCCCTAATAAGATGTACtacaacaaaaaaagatttttattagtAAGACAATGCAAATAATGTCCACAGTACCCAATAACAAAGTAGACAAAATAATCATAATACAACATCATATGAAGCCAAactatcaaagaaagaagaccCACAACATTCTCATCAAATAAAAACCCAACCCACATTACAAACCATGGAGAAATCATAAAGAATGCTgaaaaatcacaatttaaaacaaaacatataaagtgaaatccaaaacaaaaactcagCCACCATCATAAAGACAAACCCAACCatcataacaaataaaaaatctagccagcactaatttaaaaaaaaaaaattatatatatatatatatatatagccactaccattaaacaaaaaccacaacaaaaaacACAGCTaccaccattaacacaaaaatCCAGCCactaccataaacaaaaaaaccaccaccaccattaaacaaaaaacacggctaccaccattaacacaaaaCCCCAACCactaccataaacaaaaaattcagccaccaccataaacaaaaaacccaccatcaccattaaacaaaaaatacagccaccaccattaacacaaaaactcAGCCACtgccataaacaaaaaactcaaccatcacaataaacaaaaaactcaccaccaacattaaacaaaaaacatagtcaccaccataaacaaaaaacatagcCACCACCATTAATACAAAAACCCAGCCactaccataaacaaaaaatccagccatcacaataaacaaaaaactcagccaccaccataaacaaaaaacccaccaccactgtTAAACAAAAAGCACAGCCAGCACCATTAACACAAAATCCCAGCCactaccataaacaaaaaatccaaccaccaccattaaacaaaaagtacagccaccaccattaacacaaaaacccagcCACTGCCATagacaaaaaaaacccaccattAATAAAGGATTAGCTCtgcaataccaaaaaaaaaaaaaaaaaaagtggggaaATATGACAAATGTAAAACATGCAAGATGCATGATTTCTTGGTGCTATCACATTCACATGGCTGGTGTGTTGCAGAAAAGGGAAAATAGTCAAGTGAGGAATGCGTGctgggttggtttttttttttactccattGGTAATTTGGTACACGTACAACTTCTACAAAAGGTCTTGACCAAAAAGCCTTagaaaattattgtaatttttaaagaCCAAAAGGACTTTATCAAAGGAAAAGACTATAaggacttttaatttttttttatataaaaaataaataaataaataaaaccaaaacgacttttattttaaaaaatatacacaGAATCATAGCAAAACTTGAAACTTATacaaataaattcaataaaCACAGTTCAAGAACTGTACAGAACCTTCTCAATCACTGCAGAAAATAATATTCAAATTCACTTTTCTGGGTGACCCAACTCAAATGCATGTCTTCCATCACTCTCACGCATTAACAATCAatacaattcaataaaaaattcacccactaataaaaaagaaaaataacatggGGTTATCTTTagatataaaaaaggaaaatttaaaaaaaaaaaaaaaaaaaaaaaaaaaaaaaaacataatagcAACAACACCAAAAGTTCTCATATACGAAAAGGGTAAATCCAACCTAGTTACTAGAAATCCAAGCCAAATACTAGAAAGCCAAGCCAGTCAAGTCTCAAGTGCCACATCCATAAAGCAAAGGAAGAAAACCGAACCAGTAACGTCCCAAGTGGGACCTCCATAAATCCaggctagtttttttttttttttttttttttttttttttttttttttttaattaaattgagAAAAACCAACCTACTAGAAAGAGATTCTTATGGCCAATTTCACAtgcaaataaacaaaaatcaaaaccccacaaTATTGCCTTCACGAAcagaagaagaagggaaaaaaaaactatcttttgtCTAATCATTAAATAATGATCCACAATCAATCACCACTCTCAATTGAAAACCCAAGCCCATGGATCTACAAACAATCACACCCAGTCCTTTCATCTTTCAAGACACAAAATCTCCAACCTTAACGGAAATCTAACCATAGAAACAAATTAAAGAGAAGGAACTCTCAGTCacagataaaataaaatcaaatatagagagagggagggagcaAGGGGGAGAAGAATAGACCTGACGACGGAGAAGATTAGCGTCGCCGCGCTGGGATGATTGGGCTAGGCTCGTCGGCGTCGGCTCTGGGCTAAGCTCGGCTCGTCGGCGGCTGGTGGCTGGGTTGGCCAGCGGCTGGTGGTTGGTGGTTGGTGGCTGGTGcaacgtgtgtgtgtgtgtgtgtgagtgagagagagagaaaaagagaaggagaaataaaatttatgagTGATTTGGGGATTTAGGGTTACAATTttttacctaaaaataaaagtaaattaaaaactCTGGCCCCCAAAACACTGAAAGGGCGCTTAATTTTTATCCTCAGTGACGAAACCTTATTTCGTCACCATAGACAATGGTACAGCCCGCCAAATAAAAACACAATGGCGCCATTTTATTTCATGAGCTATAGTGATGAAAACCTTATTTCGTCACCAATACGAATATCTTTAGTGATGAATTACTAATTTCATCACcgtagtaaaatattttatcaaaattggTGACgaatttttgtatttgtcaCCAAATGTTATCATTTTGTGACGAATTTAATTTTCGTCACTAGAGTTTGTCACTATAGTCcacttttgttgtagtgttggtttgggtttgatgaatttttcaTGTTCTGGAGGTTTCGGTGGAGGATAGGGATATGAAATTTTGCAttgttctgggtttgattgtgCTCTAGCTCTGGGTTTGATTATTCTTGGATtcgggaagaacatgaagaacaagttCTTGTGTTCTtagctaaaaaataatgaaagcaataataataataataataataataataaaatcagatttaaaagtttgtaattttttttttataatttagtttgaattaaattgaaatgaaaaatataaaattttttatttttttattaaactgaCATGgcttttttaaattcaaaaaatgctaacgtggcatttaaaaaatattaaataaaatatttttttattattttattagttggcTTTGACACCTGGCACttccgtttgccacgtcagcttCTTTCGTAATTGGGTTGACGGTAAGGACGATTTTAAAAAGCCAAGGAGCATAAAGCCATCAAGCCTTATGCTTTTAGAAGACCACCTTCTCACCCTCCTTACAATGAGGCATTGTTGTATACTATtgtgtaattatttatttgaattcaagTTTTATCAAATTTTGAGACAGATTTGTGTCTGTTGTATTGTGTTAATATTGCAGATGGTTAAGGAGGAGAAGATAAGTTCGAGTTAGTACGTGAACGCCAAGTTCATTTTCTTGAAACAAAATTTGGTTATTGTGAATTTTCTggattgtgtttgatttttgtgtttttgggttttaggttTCTGTATTTGGCTGCCAAGAAAAACTAAggaattttataaaataatccattcaaaaaattatttttttctgctttggattttttgtttaaCGCTGACAtggaattttttaaatgatgaataattttattacaattattttcAATGGCCACATAGGCATTATATGTGCCTACTGTGCACGCCGTGTGCCATGTAAATATTTTCCGTTAATGAGTTAACGGTatagaccaaattgactgcaactttaaaataatagggatcaaattgactgctactaaaatgtagggaccaaattgactatgactccaaaatatagaaaccaaa
This DNA window, taken from Quercus robur chromosome 2, dhQueRobu3.1, whole genome shotgun sequence, encodes the following:
- the LOC126703560 gene encoding LOB domain-containing protein 22-like, with translation MTLTTKSACAACKYQRRKCEKDCPLAPFFPAEEFKSFQYAHRLFGVSNIMKILKQVHPADREKAMRSVKYESEMWAKFPNTGCYGIVQQLQLQLQEATGELQSLLPDLVRIYKHYSPPSQLPLDITYLKSQCQHQQKAAADYLSTSQYIANLKAQGQCQYQQKPDYLPPSQLQSDITTTSNTVSTYQQHLNIPINEKGLHG